One window from the genome of Leptospira broomii serovar Hurstbridge str. 5399 encodes:
- a CDS encoding HD domain-containing protein produces the protein MESFYIKSQKDAFILLEKLSVSKSLISHHKIVLQTAEEMLNQLPISIKNSIDSNLVMIGASIHDIGKVLFPNEESEPGSFHELAGKRLLLSLGIPLEISRFSMIHSTKIQSSTIEEIVVRLADVIWTGSRDFESELALAYRLSIKLEINFWYLFSQLNEIFDNESDKCFRRYKNHLLENKILVR, from the coding sequence ATGGAGTCATTCTATATAAAATCGCAAAAGGATGCTTTTATTCTGTTAGAAAAACTTTCAGTTTCTAAATCTCTGATTTCTCATCACAAAATAGTTTTACAGACAGCAGAAGAAATGCTAAATCAACTCCCTATCTCGATTAAGAACAGTATAGATAGTAATTTAGTTATGATCGGAGCTTCCATACATGATATAGGTAAAGTCCTATTCCCCAATGAAGAATCTGAACCTGGATCATTTCACGAACTAGCTGGTAAGAGACTCTTGTTGTCCTTAGGTATTCCATTAGAAATATCTAGATTTTCTATGATCCATTCAACAAAAATACAGTCTTCTACAATTGAGGAAATAGTCGTAAGACTTGCTGATGTAATTTGGACCGGTAGTAGAGATTTTGAAAGTGAATTGGCTCTTGCTTATCGTCTCTCTATTAAACTAGAGATTAATTTCTGGTATCTGTTTTCTCAATTGAATGAAATATTCGATAATGAATCAGATAAATGTTTTAGAAGGTATAAAAACCATTTATTAGAAAATAAAATCTTGGTTCGGTAG
- a CDS encoding RNA polymerase sigma factor has protein sequence MAEKVKDDFRKIIDGCILLNQSSWREFIHRYDRVLTGTIVNFQGKDEADDVFQKVLLKLVEKDFFLLRNFRGSTEAEFRSYIIQITKNLLRNENRSFFRRRESFLLENEELDLALIKKSEEAWKKAEENLIYREMFEKFEGLLQNLDLKSREIIYFRLRGLKFREISKILGIKINTVLSLNKRALEKIKASREFPNFLQ, from the coding sequence TTGGCGGAAAAAGTTAAAGATGATTTTCGGAAAATAATCGATGGTTGTATTTTATTAAATCAATCTTCTTGGAGAGAATTTATACATCGATATGATCGCGTTCTTACAGGGACAATTGTTAACTTTCAAGGAAAAGATGAGGCCGACGATGTTTTCCAAAAAGTATTGCTCAAATTGGTCGAAAAGGATTTTTTCCTTCTACGAAATTTCAGGGGATCAACGGAAGCAGAATTTCGTAGTTACATAATTCAAATTACCAAAAACTTACTTAGAAATGAGAATAGAAGTTTTTTTCGAAGGCGAGAATCATTTTTATTAGAGAATGAAGAACTGGACTTAGCATTGATAAAAAAATCTGAGGAAGCCTGGAAAAAGGCAGAGGAAAACTTAATTTACCGAGAAATGTTTGAGAAATTTGAAGGTCTATTGCAAAATTTAGATTTAAAGTCCCGAGAGATTATTTATTTTCGCTTACGAGGATTAAAATTCAGGGAAATTTCTAAAATATTGGGAATAAAAATAAATACTGTCCTTTCTCTCAATAAGCGAGCCTTAGAAAAAATTAAAGCTTCGAGAGAATTTCCGAATTTTCTGCAATAA
- the cas6 gene encoding type I-MYXAN CRISPR-associated protein Cas6/Cmx6 produces MQYIELKFPIIGKTIPADHGFRLYSALSRQNQVVHESEKLSICGISGIPDRNRTLHLNSSSKLRIRAEYSLLPELLKLAGKSFQISNEKIQTGIPTISLLKPHRTLYSRLVTIKGYTEEEPFLNSIQKKLTTLEVNCEALLFRGTITDNNQKIIRKTTKIHDKEIVGFPVLLLNLSPQDSLKIQELGLGGRRKMGCGNFLGVRI; encoded by the coding sequence ATGCAATATATTGAACTTAAATTTCCAATAATAGGCAAAACTATTCCGGCGGATCATGGATTTCGATTGTATTCGGCCCTTTCTAGACAAAATCAAGTAGTCCATGAATCGGAAAAACTCTCGATTTGCGGAATTTCTGGAATTCCCGACCGAAATCGAACCCTCCATTTGAATTCAAGTAGCAAATTACGTATCCGAGCCGAATATTCTCTATTACCTGAACTACTTAAATTGGCAGGGAAAAGCTTTCAAATCTCAAATGAAAAAATCCAAACTGGAATTCCGACCATTTCACTCCTAAAACCGCATCGTACTCTTTATAGCAGATTAGTTACCATTAAAGGATATACTGAAGAAGAACCATTTCTAAATTCCATCCAAAAGAAATTAACAACTCTAGAGGTAAATTGCGAAGCCTTGCTATTCCGTGGCACCATAACGGATAACAACCAAAAAATAATTAGAAAAACAACAAAAATCCACGACAAGGAAATCGTTGGTTTTCCGGTCTTACTACTAAATCTATCACCTCAAGATTCTCTAAAAATACAGGAACTTGGACTAGGTGGACGACGTAAAATGGGATGCGGGAATTTTCTCGGGGTCCGGATATGA
- a CDS encoding CRISPR-associated helicase/endonuclease Cas3, producing the protein MNPERLLAKRLSNDPRDNSAEMYLVPHLRAAERVGLIIYESIGEKILKSFGLSSEIWSKRLQKILPLSCLLHDLGKANNWFQELVKGNSVKRQPIRHEFLSVLMILRSKNKLQAYLKTEISSIENEEFYTPLINSIYSGILAHHLKMDIDLKRACPGLYSNGGIPTELISYANAPDFDILFGKDKPTNAFYFSFLSSHTEQRFKSIQTWIDEFQKISSEWEAFLKENEDWYIFSMILKPLVISADVIASALVPKGIEYKNWIIESLQNYIEQNDINRIVLERLNGKSPREFQSQIANSRGRITLVEAGCGSGKTVGAYLWAANNALDSKLFFCYPTTGTATEGYLDYVGDSVYEAKLIHSRSQVDLEGIQKTGEEEENEIADRINALHSYHPKIIICTADTVLSLMKNSRKAILSFASIATGTFVFDEIHSYNDEMFLVLIRFMQLFKNTKFLLMSASLQPDRKELLKRELLNVQEVESPADLMNLPRYKFNEVQESEFLLDGIKKHAGSGKILVVVNTVKRAQTIYRNLITSVLNVKLYHSRYKYMDRVIRHREFISAFKEDSPPVVGVTTQVSEMSLDIDSDILFSELAPIPAIIQRLGRLNRRTTPDNQLPSRGVYFFKPEKPFPYDKADLQLTEKWIENLRMANVEISQNQLQNYFLKLTPESENLYPPIYYDFNKPTFYFMPAIEGLRGPSNTILCILESDFASIKESPKEITNFTIPMTINSAFNFKTANFYKHVVILPDSIIRYDKMEGAKWQN; encoded by the coding sequence ATGAACCCGGAAAGATTATTAGCAAAGCGCCTTTCAAACGATCCTCGCGACAACTCTGCAGAAATGTATTTAGTTCCGCACCTTAGAGCAGCGGAAAGGGTTGGTTTAATTATCTACGAATCTATAGGCGAAAAAATTTTAAAGTCATTCGGCCTATCATCGGAAATTTGGAGTAAAAGATTGCAAAAGATCCTACCCCTTTCCTGTCTATTACATGATTTGGGTAAGGCGAACAATTGGTTTCAGGAATTAGTTAAAGGCAATTCTGTAAAACGCCAACCAATAAGACACGAATTTCTTTCTGTACTCATGATACTGCGTTCAAAGAACAAATTACAGGCGTATCTTAAAACTGAAATCAGTTCCATTGAAAATGAAGAGTTTTATACACCTCTTATTAATTCCATTTACAGCGGAATCCTGGCTCATCATCTAAAAATGGATATCGATTTAAAGCGTGCCTGTCCGGGCCTATATTCAAATGGTGGAATACCAACCGAATTGATTTCATATGCAAACGCGCCAGACTTCGATATTTTGTTTGGGAAAGATAAGCCGACTAATGCTTTTTATTTTTCATTCTTATCATCGCACACAGAGCAACGATTTAAGTCAATACAGACTTGGATCGATGAATTCCAAAAGATTAGCTCTGAATGGGAGGCTTTTCTTAAAGAGAACGAAGATTGGTATATATTTTCTATGATTCTAAAGCCACTTGTAATTTCAGCCGATGTTATTGCAAGTGCCTTAGTTCCTAAAGGGATCGAATATAAGAATTGGATAATAGAATCATTGCAGAATTATATCGAGCAAAATGATATAAATCGGATCGTTTTAGAAAGATTAAACGGGAAATCTCCTCGTGAATTCCAAAGCCAAATCGCAAATTCTCGGGGACGAATTACACTGGTTGAAGCTGGATGTGGGTCAGGTAAAACAGTAGGAGCTTATTTGTGGGCCGCAAATAATGCATTAGATTCTAAATTATTCTTCTGTTATCCTACGACTGGAACAGCTACCGAGGGGTATCTAGATTATGTTGGCGATTCAGTTTATGAGGCAAAATTAATTCATTCGAGATCACAGGTAGATTTAGAAGGAATTCAAAAAACTGGAGAGGAAGAGGAGAATGAAATAGCGGACAGAATCAATGCGCTCCATTCTTATCACCCTAAGATTATAATCTGTACGGCTGATACAGTCCTTTCCTTAATGAAAAATAGCAGAAAGGCTATTTTATCCTTTGCTTCAATTGCCACTGGCACATTCGTTTTTGACGAAATTCATTCTTACAATGATGAAATGTTTTTAGTTCTGATTCGGTTTATGCAACTATTCAAAAATACAAAATTTCTATTAATGAGTGCTTCGTTGCAGCCAGACAGAAAAGAGCTACTAAAACGAGAATTACTAAATGTTCAAGAGGTTGAATCTCCAGCTGATTTAATGAACCTACCCAGATACAAGTTTAATGAAGTTCAAGAATCGGAATTTCTTTTAGACGGAATCAAGAAACATGCTGGCTCCGGGAAAATTCTTGTAGTAGTAAATACGGTAAAACGCGCACAAACGATTTATCGTAATTTAATCACATCCGTGCTCAACGTAAAACTTTATCATAGTAGATACAAATATATGGACAGAGTCATTCGGCACAGGGAATTTATTTCAGCATTTAAAGAAGACTCACCACCCGTTGTTGGTGTGACAACTCAAGTTTCCGAAATGTCATTGGATATTGATTCTGATATTCTTTTTTCCGAACTAGCGCCGATCCCAGCCATTATACAACGCTTAGGTCGACTAAATAGACGAACTACCCCGGATAATCAACTTCCTAGTCGGGGTGTCTATTTTTTTAAACCGGAAAAACCATTTCCATACGACAAGGCGGATCTGCAGCTTACAGAAAAGTGGATTGAAAACTTACGAATGGCGAATGTGGAAATTAGTCAAAATCAGTTACAAAACTATTTCTTAAAACTCACTCCAGAAAGCGAAAATCTTTACCCACCTATTTATTATGATTTCAATAAACCCACGTTTTATTTTATGCCCGCAATAGAAGGATTAAGAGGACCAAGTAATACGATACTTTGCATTTTAGAAAGTGATTTTGCTAGTATCAAAGAGAGTCCAAAGGAGATTACTAATTTTACCATACCCATGACAATTAATTCCGCATTTAATTTCAAAACCGCAAACTTTTACAAGCACGTTGTTATCCTTCCTGATTCAATAATTCGCTACGACAAGATGGAAGGTGCGAAATGGCAGAATTAA
- the cas8a1 gene encoding type I-MYXAN CRISPR-associated Cas8a1/Cmx1, which produces MAELNLSLSNPGMSDLHKVGLGGLYMTLKSLDLKKKKIPGLNYELNTTSINLNFDDKKLGKALTELIKYSFQIDRTGFFYFPALELNGAQPIENKLISHKSLLTTFFQPTLKSSKSEKAVPKNFAGEESRPIVVNFSKLISYASQTSFELFYNSRKKKLREEIEIINWMFIGGSVKHAGLGNHTKLSERIETAFPLLYACIGCIYLPVKVTDPHLKKKIRASIVISSVDNLDSFASNRARIAQSNELEITMAGLSEASLYLAREFYIKQNSSLVKNLYTTVISIGETKWNSTQKSKTSLHKYKMASEKEVSKYAIISKILKPRCQLLKEEKDKKGNIKNPKRSYITIPVSKELFCDNLTNGKPFYSNFHKLVVPTKDSSGKLIYRIKFEQKELNEVVEKINFDYEGEKIFIKICHTAWKHRLGKLGSDSKKPGAGSFDKLVARDFERLRVALSKSKNLESFRQTITDFWSRAGNIPELRDGWEKIMTLLGPENWKKGRDLALLSLVSYKPEKKEELEILDIEIEGEDNE; this is translated from the coding sequence ATGGCAGAATTAAACTTATCATTGTCCAATCCGGGCATGAGCGATTTGCATAAAGTAGGTCTCGGTGGCTTATATATGACCTTGAAATCATTGGATCTCAAAAAGAAAAAGATTCCAGGATTAAATTATGAGTTAAATACAACGAGTATAAACCTTAATTTCGATGATAAAAAATTAGGGAAGGCGCTTACAGAGCTAATTAAATATTCCTTTCAAATAGATAGAACAGGTTTTTTTTATTTTCCAGCTTTAGAACTCAACGGAGCCCAACCAATTGAAAATAAATTAATTTCTCATAAATCTTTATTAACAACTTTTTTTCAACCAACTCTAAAAAGTTCTAAAAGCGAGAAGGCCGTTCCTAAGAACTTTGCCGGAGAAGAGAGCAGACCTATAGTTGTGAATTTCTCGAAGCTAATATCATATGCAAGTCAGACAAGCTTTGAATTATTTTACAATTCCAGAAAGAAAAAATTACGGGAAGAAATCGAAATAATAAATTGGATGTTTATAGGTGGCTCAGTTAAGCACGCAGGATTAGGAAATCACACTAAACTTTCAGAGAGAATAGAAACGGCGTTTCCACTTTTATACGCTTGTATCGGATGTATTTATTTACCTGTTAAAGTAACCGATCCGCATTTGAAGAAAAAAATACGAGCGTCGATTGTAATTTCTTCCGTCGATAACTTAGATTCGTTTGCCTCTAATCGAGCAAGGATTGCTCAATCAAATGAATTAGAAATTACAATGGCGGGACTCTCTGAAGCGAGTTTATACTTAGCTCGGGAATTTTATATAAAACAAAATAGTTCCCTTGTCAAAAACCTATATACCACAGTAATAAGTATCGGTGAGACTAAGTGGAACTCAACCCAAAAAAGTAAAACCTCATTACATAAATACAAAATGGCTTCTGAGAAAGAAGTCAGTAAATATGCTATCATTTCGAAAATCTTAAAACCTCGTTGCCAATTACTAAAAGAAGAAAAAGATAAAAAAGGAAACATCAAAAATCCTAAACGCAGCTACATCACAATTCCCGTATCAAAAGAACTTTTCTGCGATAATTTAACGAATGGAAAACCTTTTTATAGCAATTTTCACAAATTGGTAGTTCCGACTAAAGACAGTTCGGGGAAATTAATATACAGGATTAAGTTTGAGCAAAAGGAGTTAAACGAAGTGGTGGAAAAAATTAATTTTGATTATGAAGGGGAAAAAATATTTATTAAGATCTGCCATACTGCTTGGAAACATAGACTCGGTAAATTAGGTTCCGATTCGAAGAAACCAGGAGCAGGTTCATTTGATAAGCTTGTAGCAAGAGATTTCGAAAGACTACGAGTAGCCCTATCGAAAAGTAAAAACCTTGAATCATTTCGACAGACAATCACAGATTTTTGGTCCAGAGCAGGAAATATCCCAGAACTTAGAGATGGATGGGAAAAGATAATGACACTACTAGGACCCGAAAATTGGAAAAAGGGCAGAGATTTAGCGTTGTTATCTTTGGTAAGCTATAAACCAGAAAAGAAAGAAGAATTAGAAATTCTAGATATAGAAATTGAAGGAGAGGATAATGAGTAA
- the cas7i gene encoding type I-B CRISPR-associated protein Cas7/Cst2/DevR, with amino-acid sequence MSKHLFGQVITPYGTSANNRGETEGNITTLQKLLWKNEIHTTVSAEAIRWALRYYWQLSGEEVNRIWDANANNHKFEDNKWRGWVENPQKGSKAYIDDDVLGFMLAEAGKQDGEKGTATIRKGRLEFSRAISLTPYAGDITFNSKSGEKSNTSLYGTEVHATRYQYGFSLTPEMLKDKTRAFKVINAILNLNQVAGNQSRFLYDFSPESVILRWTDDFAPRILYAFEESDNALSIPSIIEKVNSGDLEADTLIIAGPISKLPEVVKLSEKKVALFDGVKQGFAELEKRMKVDLK; translated from the coding sequence ATGAGTAAACATTTATTTGGACAGGTAATTACACCCTATGGGACCTCCGCAAATAATAGGGGGGAAACAGAGGGCAATATTACAACCCTACAAAAACTGCTATGGAAAAATGAAATCCATACGACAGTATCTGCAGAAGCAATTCGGTGGGCATTACGTTATTATTGGCAATTATCAGGAGAAGAAGTTAATCGTATTTGGGATGCAAACGCAAATAATCACAAATTCGAAGATAACAAATGGCGTGGATGGGTGGAAAATCCCCAAAAAGGGTCTAAGGCGTACATTGATGATGACGTATTAGGATTTATGCTAGCGGAAGCAGGTAAACAAGACGGTGAAAAAGGCACTGCTACGATTCGAAAAGGTAGGTTAGAATTTTCGAGAGCAATTTCATTAACCCCATATGCCGGAGATATTACCTTTAATTCAAAGAGTGGAGAAAAATCAAATACAAGTCTTTATGGAACGGAAGTTCATGCAACTCGCTATCAGTACGGTTTTTCTCTAACTCCTGAAATGTTAAAAGACAAAACCAGGGCTTTTAAGGTTATTAATGCAATTTTAAATCTCAACCAGGTAGCAGGAAACCAAAGTAGATTTTTATATGACTTTTCCCCAGAATCCGTGATCCTTCGTTGGACTGACGATTTCGCTCCAAGAATATTATATGCATTCGAAGAATCTGATAATGCACTATCGATTCCATCAATCATTGAAAAAGTTAATTCAGGAGATTTGGAAGCTGATACTCTGATTATCGCAGGTCCCATTTCTAAACTCCCAGAAGTAGTCAAACTGAGCGAGAAGAAAGTCGCCTTATTTGATGGAGTTAAACAAGGCTTTGCCGAACTGGAAAAAAGAATGAAAGTGGATCTCAAATGA
- the cas5 gene encoding type I-MYXAN CRISPR-associated protein Cas5/Cmx5/DevS, with product MSDSICLYVSVPVACFRAPYARTYAETLPVPAPSTVYGMLLSLVGEREREKHSGVEIAIALLSKPERSTILRKMWRVKSVKLGPGLGNNATPDFQELLTGTELLIWVRNGKDINQTPLKERINNAFENPKGIRRFGSLCLGESTHLINDIRYAKDSDRKSFQLLKPTEIGEISLPIWPDHVGSFKTKWQQFLFEETLEYRDITDDEFISIHP from the coding sequence ATGAGTGATTCGATCTGCTTATATGTTTCAGTTCCAGTAGCCTGTTTTCGTGCACCCTATGCAAGGACCTACGCGGAGACCCTGCCAGTACCTGCCCCTTCCACAGTTTATGGTATGCTACTTTCGCTCGTTGGAGAAAGAGAAAGAGAAAAGCACTCCGGAGTTGAAATCGCAATAGCACTGCTCTCAAAACCAGAACGCTCAACAATATTAAGAAAGATGTGGAGAGTTAAATCAGTTAAGCTAGGGCCTGGACTTGGGAACAATGCTACGCCCGATTTTCAGGAGTTACTAACCGGAACGGAATTGCTTATTTGGGTCCGGAATGGAAAGGATATAAACCAAACTCCATTGAAAGAGAGAATTAATAATGCATTTGAAAACCCGAAAGGGATACGTCGTTTTGGCTCTCTTTGCCTGGGAGAAAGTACACACCTTATAAATGATATACGGTATGCAAAGGATTCCGATCGTAAATCCTTTCAACTCTTAAAACCAACTGAAATCGGGGAAATCAGTTTACCAATATGGCCAGATCATGTCGGATCTTTTAAAACAAAATGGCAACAGTTTCTATTTGAGGAAACCTTAGAATACAGAGATATTACAGACGACGAATTTATTTCTATTCACCCGTGA
- a CDS encoding type I-MYXAN CRISPR-associated endonuclease Cas4/Cas1, which yields MGIHSLLYCERLFYLEEVEGVLIADDRVYAGRTLHEELEPTEDTSGRIETFHYTSEKLEISGKVDRIQKRDGDWIPYEHKRGRARIGANGPEAWESDKCQVTVYALLLEEATGRTIQESKIRYHGSKDLVRIEIDEELRLKAVKAINRAKELSTSTERPPVTENENLCKNCSLAPVCLPEETRVVTETEYEPVRLFPEKRDRATIHVFGHDSRIKKSANVLLVENVAEKGEKPKLEKIPIQEIESVNIHGNCQISSQTIKFLAAEEIPIHWFSGGGNYIGGININPSGVQRRIRQFKALTEETIRLNLTKKLVSAKCESQLRYLLRATRGKDETRNETEGYIGTIRNGLKNIELARSASQLLGIEGSSARAYFSGLPTLIKSSESFLIPNGRSKRPPKDPFNAALSFFYSLLYKSVRQAIISVGLDPSFGFYHTPRSSAEPLVLDLMELFRVSICDMTLIGSINRKSWNEEDFEITKYKVWLSEPGRKKATQLYELRLDDSWKHPVVNYSLSYYRMIELETRLLEKEWSGEAGIFAQARLR from the coding sequence ATGGGAATTCATTCCCTTCTATACTGTGAAAGACTTTTCTACTTGGAGGAAGTGGAAGGTGTATTAATTGCTGACGATAGAGTTTACGCAGGACGAACTTTGCACGAAGAATTAGAGCCGACCGAAGATACCTCAGGAAGGATAGAAACTTTTCATTATACGAGCGAAAAACTAGAAATTTCAGGCAAGGTAGACCGTATTCAAAAAAGAGACGGAGACTGGATACCCTATGAGCACAAAAGAGGTCGCGCAAGAATTGGAGCAAACGGTCCAGAAGCGTGGGAATCTGATAAATGCCAGGTAACAGTCTATGCCCTACTTTTGGAAGAGGCAACGGGCAGAACAATCCAAGAAAGTAAAATTAGATATCATGGTAGTAAAGATTTAGTTCGAATTGAAATTGATGAAGAACTCCGTTTAAAAGCTGTAAAAGCAATCAATAGGGCGAAAGAATTATCAACGTCTACAGAAAGGCCGCCGGTAACAGAAAACGAAAATTTATGCAAAAATTGTTCCTTAGCCCCCGTTTGTTTACCGGAAGAAACTCGAGTAGTCACTGAAACAGAATACGAACCGGTTAGACTTTTCCCGGAAAAAAGAGATCGGGCGACTATACATGTCTTCGGTCATGACTCAAGAATCAAAAAATCTGCCAACGTTCTCCTCGTAGAAAATGTCGCAGAAAAAGGAGAAAAGCCTAAATTAGAAAAAATTCCAATTCAAGAGATCGAATCTGTCAATATCCACGGAAATTGTCAAATTTCAAGTCAGACCATTAAATTTCTAGCTGCAGAAGAAATTCCGATCCATTGGTTTTCGGGAGGAGGAAACTATATAGGCGGAATTAATATCAATCCTTCCGGTGTTCAAAGGAGAATTAGACAATTCAAGGCTCTAACGGAAGAAACAATTCGATTGAATCTAACCAAAAAATTAGTATCAGCTAAATGTGAATCCCAACTTCGATATTTACTCCGAGCTACAAGAGGAAAAGACGAGACCAGAAATGAAACCGAAGGATACATAGGAACAATTCGAAATGGACTCAAAAATATAGAATTAGCAAGGTCGGCTAGTCAGCTATTAGGTATTGAAGGTTCATCCGCAAGAGCATACTTTTCGGGGTTACCTACTCTAATCAAAAGTTCTGAATCATTCCTAATACCGAATGGCAGGAGTAAACGACCACCTAAGGATCCATTTAACGCCGCTTTAAGTTTTTTTTACTCGCTACTTTACAAATCGGTTCGGCAAGCAATTATATCTGTTGGTCTTGATCCGAGTTTTGGCTTTTATCATACTCCAAGATCTTCGGCAGAACCTCTTGTCTTGGATTTAATGGAATTATTTCGAGTTAGTATCTGTGATATGACACTTATCGGAAGTATAAATCGGAAGTCCTGGAATGAGGAGGATTTCGAAATTACGAAATATAAGGTTTGGCTTTCCGAACCGGGTCGCAAAAAGGCAACGCAGCTCTACGAATTAAGATTGGACGATAGCTGGAAACATCCAGTTGTAAATTATTCACTTTCTTATTACCGAATGATCGAATTGGAAACTCGGCTCTTGGAAAAAGAATGGAGCGGAGAAGCCGGGATATTCGCACAAGCAAGGTTAAGATAA
- the cas2 gene encoding CRISPR-associated endonuclease Cas2, producing MKHWRLVAYDIREPKRLRKVAKIMEGFGERIQFSVFRIYSTDRELEKLRWKLAKVTEKEDEVFYLTLCAKCASGAHTQEKKSAWPPTPKTLKIL from the coding sequence ATGAAACATTGGAGGTTAGTTGCTTATGATATTCGCGAACCAAAACGACTTCGAAAGGTTGCCAAAATTATGGAGGGATTCGGAGAACGAATCCAGTTTAGCGTTTTTCGAATCTACTCAACGGACAGGGAATTGGAAAAACTCCGCTGGAAATTGGCAAAAGTAACTGAAAAAGAAGATGAAGTATTTTACTTAACTCTCTGTGCAAAATGTGCTTCCGGTGCACATACGCAAGAGAAAAAGTCCGCCTGGCCTCCCACCCCCAAAACCCTCAAAATTCTCTGA
- a CDS encoding enhanced serine sensitivity protein SseB C-terminal domain-containing protein: protein MLSHPENPLELALSKAATEPAYRPEFYRLLLESQLFVLGESDIEPDANGVLQSEASIQLINITFENEYYIPIFSSLRRLEEYISGKESYLNFEAKAFFQFTKGSQFFLNPGSDYGKILKAGEIEGLLNGSLWRPNERIEVKEETEIFLGQPSDYPHKLVDSLKLIFKEKKEVKRAYLARIFNPSSGDPGHILIGIEISNEADWDEVMKDTGFVAKEAMEGLIDFVRVNPLEKSSNSVSSYLINDTKPFFKRGFFG, encoded by the coding sequence ATGCTATCTCATCCTGAAAATCCACTTGAACTAGCTCTTTCAAAAGCGGCAACAGAACCTGCTTATCGTCCGGAATTCTACAGATTGCTGTTGGAGTCTCAACTTTTTGTTCTCGGAGAAAGCGATATAGAACCAGATGCAAATGGAGTATTACAAAGCGAAGCGTCTATCCAGCTTATTAATATTACTTTTGAAAATGAATATTATATTCCTATATTTAGCTCTTTAAGAAGATTGGAGGAATATATTTCGGGAAAAGAGAGTTATTTAAATTTTGAAGCGAAAGCCTTTTTCCAATTTACAAAAGGCTCGCAATTCTTTCTGAATCCAGGTTCAGACTATGGTAAGATATTGAAAGCAGGAGAAATTGAAGGTTTACTTAATGGTAGTCTCTGGCGTCCTAATGAAAGGATTGAAGTGAAAGAAGAGACAGAGATTTTTTTGGGTCAACCCTCCGATTACCCTCATAAACTCGTAGATTCTTTGAAATTGATTTTTAAGGAAAAGAAAGAAGTAAAGAGAGCATATTTGGCTCGTATATTCAATCCCTCTTCTGGTGATCCAGGACATATTTTAATTGGAATTGAAATATCGAATGAAGCTGACTGGGATGAGGTAATGAAGGATACAGGTTTTGTAGCGAAAGAAGCTATGGAAGGTTTAATCGATTTTGTTAGGGTTAATCCACTAGAAAAGTCGTCAAACTCCGTAAGTTCGTATCTGATAAATGATACGAAACCATTTTTTAAAAGAGGATTTTTCGGATAA